One part of the uncultured Bacteroides sp. genome encodes these proteins:
- a CDS encoding tetratricopeptide repeat protein, whose product MRIRRTLLVFQFVCGFPIVVAAQQSSPVYSYVRSFENGKELFQQKNYSSARQVLKTFVQQKESADLIQEAEYMIVCTSYELNETDRIAQLRNYLNRYPDSHYANRINSLIASAYYFDRDYEAAVELFNKCNPAELSKEECQDVTFRMAMANMQKGDLVQAATWFRTLQYTGTKYTSDCVYYLAYIDYTKKEYDTALKGFLSLKGDLVYGELAPAFIGEIYLKQGKYEDAAKEAQQCIDRYPQGKQVTQLQRILGEACYYSAQYSKAIDAFNKYLASTETPSREALYLLGLSYYETNVYSQAAETLGKVVTDKDALTQNAYLHLGFSYLQLSEKSKARMAFEQASASDFDLKVKELAFYNYALSIHETSYSAFGESVKVFERFLNEFPSSVYAEKVSDYLVEVYMGSKSYAAALKSIEKISRPSVRIMEAKQNILFQLGTESFANADFSKAITYFDRSLEIGQYNSQTKANAYYWRGEAYYRQENFSQAGKDFQNYLQLTQAKGTEMYPLAHYNMGYVYFKQKNYSSALNWFQKYVALGYNTDQKTVSADAYNRIGDCYFYNREFTTARRNYAKAVLTDQSAGDYALYQDAFVAGLQKNYAEKVLLLDQLMQKYPSSQYLDNALYERGRAYVMQGNNQQAIASFKELLDRFPSSEMSKVGASEIGLLYYQNDNYDQAIQAYKKVITDYPGSDEARMAMRDLKSIYVDLNKVGEFATFTQSVSGMGTFDVTEQDSLTYQAAEKVYMKGNVENAKNSFISYLQSFPAGAFSPNAHYYLSAIYADQKNTALALEHSGKVLEYPDNEFTEEAMVMNASLLMNEKKYKEALPVYKRLKEKASTAENRSLAQTGILRSAYFAGESKDAINAATELLSNKKLTPELVNEATYYRAKAYLALNEDKAAIKDLQTLAKDTRTLYGAEAKYLLAQLYFNTGQTALAEKEALNYIDQSTPHIYWLARSFVLLSDVYDSLGKKLDAKQYLLSLQQNYTEKDDIQEMINSRLAKLK is encoded by the coding sequence ATGAGAATAAGAAGAACCCTGCTTGTATTTCAATTTGTTTGCGGCTTTCCGATAGTTGTTGCAGCTCAGCAATCCTCACCAGTTTACTCGTATGTTCGTTCATTCGAAAATGGGAAAGAGCTTTTCCAACAGAAGAATTATTCATCGGCCCGCCAGGTATTGAAAACATTTGTTCAGCAAAAGGAAAGCGCTGATTTAATTCAGGAGGCAGAATATATGATTGTATGCACCTCCTATGAGTTGAATGAGACAGACCGGATAGCCCAGTTACGTAACTACTTGAATAGATATCCTGATTCGCATTATGCAAACCGGATAAACTCTTTAATAGCTTCTGCTTATTATTTTGATAGAGATTATGAAGCTGCAGTTGAGCTTTTTAATAAATGTAATCCTGCAGAGTTAAGCAAAGAAGAGTGCCAGGATGTTACTTTCCGCATGGCTATGGCTAATATGCAGAAAGGAGATCTGGTTCAGGCAGCCACATGGTTCAGAACTTTGCAATATACGGGAACTAAATATACTTCCGATTGTGTTTATTACCTGGCTTATATAGATTATACCAAGAAAGAATATGATACTGCACTAAAAGGTTTTCTTTCATTGAAGGGAGATCTGGTTTATGGTGAACTTGCGCCTGCTTTTATTGGTGAAATTTATCTGAAGCAAGGTAAATATGAAGATGCTGCAAAAGAAGCGCAACAATGTATCGACAGATATCCGCAAGGTAAACAAGTTACTCAGCTTCAACGAATCCTGGGAGAGGCTTGTTATTATTCTGCACAATATTCCAAAGCAATAGATGCTTTTAATAAATATCTTGCTTCAACAGAAACCCCTTCAAGAGAAGCTCTTTATTTATTAGGTCTCTCTTATTATGAAACGAATGTTTATTCTCAGGCAGCCGAGACTTTGGGTAAGGTTGTAACAGATAAAGATGCTCTTACTCAGAATGCATATCTTCATTTAGGTTTCTCTTATCTGCAGTTATCAGAAAAGAGCAAAGCACGAATGGCTTTTGAACAAGCTTCTGCATCCGATTTTGATTTGAAAGTTAAAGAGCTTGCCTTTTACAACTATGCTTTGTCTATTCACGAAACTTCATACTCGGCTTTTGGCGAATCAGTAAAGGTCTTTGAACGATTCCTGAACGAATTTCCTTCTTCTGTTTATGCAGAAAAGGTGAGTGATTATCTGGTAGAAGTTTACATGGGCAGTAAAAGTTATGCTGCAGCATTGAAGTCTATAGAAAAGATATCTCGTCCAAGTGTTCGTATTATGGAGGCTAAACAGAATATCTTATTCCAGTTGGGTACTGAAAGTTTTGCAAATGCCGACTTCTCTAAAGCTATTACTTATTTTGATCGTTCACTCGAGATTGGTCAGTACAACTCACAAACTAAGGCGAATGCATATTACTGGAGAGGTGAAGCTTATTATCGTCAGGAGAATTTCTCTCAGGCTGGAAAAGATTTCCAGAATTATCTTCAGTTGACTCAGGCAAAGGGAACGGAGATGTATCCTTTGGCTCATTATAATATGGGATATGTTTATTTCAAGCAAAAGAATTATTCTTCTGCATTGAACTGGTTTCAAAAATACGTAGCTCTGGGCTATAATACTGATCAAAAAACAGTCTCGGCCGATGCTTATAATCGTATTGGTGATTGTTACTTCTATAACAGAGAATTTACTACTGCCCGCAGAAACTATGCGAAAGCTGTTTTAACTGATCAGTCGGCTGGTGATTATGCACTTTATCAGGATGCTTTTGTTGCCGGATTGCAGAAAAATTATGCTGAGAAAGTTTTGTTGCTCGATCAGTTAATGCAGAAATATCCTTCTTCACAATATCTTGATAATGCACTTTATGAAAGAGGACGAGCTTATGTTATGCAAGGAAATAACCAACAGGCCATTGCTTCTTTCAAGGAATTGCTCGATCGTTTCCCATCCAGTGAAATGAGTAAGGTGGGAGCTAGTGAAATAGGACTTTTATATTACCAGAATGATAATTACGATCAGGCTATCCAGGCGTATAAGAAGGTTATTACAGATTATCCCGGAAGTGATGAGGCGCGTATGGCAATGCGTGATTTGAAATCTATTTATGTTGATTTGAATAAAGTTGGTGAGTTCGCTACCTTTACTCAGTCTGTATCAGGAATGGGTACCTTCGATGTAACGGAACAGGATTCTCTGACTTATCAGGCAGCTGAGAAAGTCTACATGAAAGGGAATGTAGAGAATGCCAAAAACAGTTTTATTTCTTATTTACAAAGTTTTCCTGCCGGTGCTTTCAGCCCGAATGCTCATTATTATTTATCTGCAATCTATGCAGATCAGAAAAATACAGCCTTGGCATTGGAGCATTCAGGAAAGGTTTTAGAGTATCCGGATAATGAGTTCACGGAAGAAGCTATGGTTATGAATGCTTCTTTGCTGATGAATGAGAAGAAATATAAGGAGGCTTTACCTGTTTATAAGAGATTGAAAGAAAAAGCTTCAACTGCCGAAAATCGTTCTCTTGCCCAGACTGGAATTCTTCGTAGCGCTTATTTTGCCGGAGAAAGTAAAGATGCTATTAATGCTGCAACAGAATTGTTATCTAATAAGAAGCTTACTCCGGAACTTGTGAACGAGGCTACTTATTACAGAGCAAAAGCTTACCTGGCACTTAACGAAGACAAAGCTGCGATTAAAGATTTGCAAACTTTGGCGAAAGATACCCGTACGCTTTATGGTGCTGAAGCTAAATATTTGCTTGCTCAGCTATATTTTAATACGGGACAGACTGCTTTGGCTGAAAAAGAAGCATTAAACTATATTGATCAAAGTACTCCCCATATCTATTGGCTGGCTCGCAGTTTTGTATTGCTCTCTGATGTTTATGATTCATTGGGCAAAAAGCTTGATGCAAAACAATATTTGTTAAGCTTGCAACAAAATTATACAGAGAAAGATGATATTCAGGAGATGATTAATAGTAGGTTGGCAAAACTAAAATAA
- a CDS encoding TonB-dependent receptor produces MKQRNNMLFAAALLSFSLTAAGQTAKKDSTLNRVVVVEKEYNPDIMDASKVNVLPKVQEPSVSKKEIEYNTSVMPFKSLDYVMKPITSNLDQVKASRGYARLGYGSNGNVDAKLNYLFNISKRDNLGVSASLDGMNTNLKLPEIVETTYANSDWKSRYYRTNLDVDYQHLFNKLTLDATLNLGSDNFNYHPFLDATNALFHQSTDKQHFSKWSMHVGVKSVDKDLPLQFQAEANLISSKLAYPDSASLSETILRIKGGVYGIIDENQGVGINAEMNNVFYQSLGYKDYTSLELNPYYGFSNDSWKLRLGAHVDYSSGKGKTIQFSPDLDAQYLFSNSYVAYLKVGGGRELNDLRRIMNMNPYAYFSQVNDSYNQLDATLGLKANVGSGFWFNAFAGYKIVADDLNFNNMMINYFDVAKPYISVDDTKHFYIGSNLKYDYKGIVDLSLKGVYYSWKNSDASYLLMKPKFDLQFNADIKVLPELMINVGYTYVGRNDVISDFITFPKFSASDFAVIGSSVSTTVISAKHKLDPVNNLSLGATYNLFKGVSIFARINNVLNQDYQYSYSYPVQGINFLGGLSFQF; encoded by the coding sequence ATGAAACAAAGAAATAATATGCTGTTTGCTGCAGCTCTTTTATCCTTTTCACTTACTGCGGCTGGTCAGACCGCCAAGAAAGATTCTACGCTTAACCGTGTAGTTGTTGTTGAAAAAGAGTATAATCCTGATATTATGGATGCTTCTAAAGTGAATGTGCTTCCTAAAGTGCAGGAACCTTCAGTCAGCAAAAAGGAGATTGAATATAATACATCGGTAATGCCTTTCAAGTCGTTGGATTATGTAATGAAACCAATTACCTCTAATTTGGATCAGGTTAAGGCAAGTCGTGGATATGCTCGTTTGGGATATGGAAGTAATGGAAATGTGGATGCCAAGCTTAATTATTTGTTTAATATTTCCAAACGAGACAATCTGGGTGTGTCGGCTAGTCTTGACGGCATGAATACAAATTTGAAATTGCCGGAAATAGTTGAAACCACTTATGCAAATAGTGATTGGAAATCTCGTTATTACCGTACAAATCTGGATGTTGATTATCAGCACTTATTTAATAAGCTGACTTTAGATGCTACTCTTAACCTGGGATCAGATAATTTCAATTATCATCCGTTCTTAGATGCTACTAATGCTTTATTTCATCAGTCTACAGATAAGCAACATTTCTCAAAATGGAGTATGCATGTAGGTGTTAAATCTGTAGATAAAGACCTACCTTTGCAGTTCCAGGCTGAGGCTAATTTAATATCTTCCAAACTAGCTTATCCGGATTCAGCGTCTTTGAGTGAGACTATATTAAGAATAAAGGGTGGCGTTTATGGAATAATTGATGAAAATCAAGGTGTAGGTATTAACGCTGAAATGAATAATGTTTTTTATCAATCTTTAGGTTACAAAGACTATACCTCTTTGGAGTTAAATCCATATTATGGGTTCTCTAATGATTCCTGGAAACTACGATTGGGCGCACATGTTGATTACTCTTCTGGTAAAGGAAAAACAATTCAGTTTTCTCCAGATCTGGATGCTCAGTACCTTTTCTCAAATAGTTATGTTGCTTATCTGAAAGTAGGTGGGGGTAGAGAGCTTAATGATCTTCGCAGAATAATGAATATGAATCCTTATGCTTATTTCAGTCAGGTGAATGATTCATATAACCAGCTAGACGCAACTTTGGGATTAAAAGCCAATGTTGGTTCTGGTTTTTGGTTTAATGCATTTGCAGGGTATAAGATTGTTGCGGATGATTTGAACTTTAATAATATGATGATTAATTACTTTGATGTAGCCAAGCCTTATATTTCTGTTGATGATACCAAACATTTTTATATCGGCTCTAATTTAAAATACGATTATAAAGGAATTGTCGATTTATCATTAAAAGGAGTTTATTATTCATGGAAAAATAGTGATGCTTCTTATTTATTGATGAAGCCAAAGTTTGATTTGCAATTTAACGCGGATATAAAAGTACTTCCGGAACTTATGATTAATGTAGGATATACATATGTAGGGCGTAATGATGTAATATCTGACTTTATTACTTTCCCTAAATTTTCAGCAAGTGATTTTGCTGTGATTGGAAGTTCAGTATCTACAACCGTCATCTCTGCAAAGCATAAACTCGATCCTGTGAATAATCTAAGTTTAGGAGCTACATATAATCTGTTTAAAGGTGTATCTATCTTTGCACGTATTAATAATGTGCTGAATCAGGATTATCAATATAGTTATTCATATCCTGTTCAGGGAATAAATTTCCTGGGTGGTTTATCTTTCCAATTTTAG
- the topA gene encoding type I DNA topoisomerase, whose amino-acid sequence MQKNLVIVESPAKAKTIEKFLGKEYKVLSSYGHIRDLKKKEFSIDVDNNFEPKYEIPADKKKLVGELKAEAKDAETVWLASDEDREGEAISWHLYEVLGLKPENTKRIVFHEITKSAILKAIEQPREIDLNLVNAQQARRILDRIVGFELSPILWKKVKPALSAGRVQSVTVRLVVEREREIQAFKVEAAYRVTAIFMVPDQDGKFVEMKAELSRRLKTKEEAKAFLETCKNATFTIEDISMRPLKKSPAAPFTTSTLQQEAARKLGFTVAQTMSVAQKLYEAGKITYMRTDSVNLSDFAVSGSKDAITNIMGEEYVKLRHFETKSKGAQEAHEAIRPTYMDKQAVDGTAQEKKLYDLIWKRTIASQMADAELEKTTATIILNNASEKFVAVGEVVKFDGFLRVYKESYDEDNEQEVESRLLPPMKKGQKLERKDIVATERFTQHPARYTEASLVRKLEELGIGRPSTYAPTISTIQKREYVIKEDREGKERSYEQLWLSDSSVVEATKTETVGAEKSKLFPTDTGTVVNDFLTEYFPDILDYNFTASVEKEFDDVADGEKEWTVTMKDFYSKFHPSVEKTLATKTEHKVGERMLGAEPATGKPVSVKIGRYGPVVQIGSADDEEKPRFAQMKKGQSIETISLEEALELFKLPRTLGDFEDKTVVIGTGRFGPYVRHNAKFISLPKEADPMEVTLEEAIELIEAKRIAEAQKIIKTFEEEPELQILNGRFGPYIAYKGTNYKIPKDVVPQDLNLATCFEIVRIQDEKPATPKRGRYAKKK is encoded by the coding sequence ATGCAAAAAAACCTTGTAATAGTCGAGTCTCCTGCTAAAGCTAAAACAATTGAGAAATTCCTGGGAAAAGAATATAAGGTTCTTTCAAGCTATGGTCATATAAGGGACTTAAAGAAGAAAGAATTTAGTATTGATGTTGATAATAACTTCGAGCCGAAGTACGAGATACCTGCTGATAAGAAGAAGTTGGTAGGCGAATTGAAAGCTGAAGCAAAGGATGCAGAGACTGTATGGTTAGCATCCGATGAGGACCGCGAGGGAGAGGCTATTTCATGGCACTTGTATGAGGTGCTGGGTTTGAAGCCTGAGAATACAAAACGAATTGTTTTTCATGAAATTACTAAGTCGGCTATTCTGAAGGCTATTGAACAGCCAAGAGAGATAGACCTTAATTTGGTCAACGCTCAGCAAGCACGACGAATTCTTGACCGTATTGTTGGTTTTGAATTATCCCCAATTCTTTGGAAAAAAGTTAAACCTGCATTGTCTGCAGGACGTGTACAATCTGTTACTGTACGTCTTGTAGTAGAACGCGAACGCGAAATCCAGGCTTTCAAAGTTGAGGCTGCTTATCGTGTTACTGCAATCTTTATGGTTCCTGATCAGGATGGCAAGTTTGTTGAAATGAAAGCCGAGTTGAGCCGAAGACTGAAAACTAAAGAAGAAGCCAAGGCTTTCCTTGAAACTTGCAAGAATGCAACCTTTACAATAGAAGATATCAGCATGCGTCCGCTGAAAAAGAGTCCGGCTGCACCTTTTACTACTTCTACATTACAACAGGAGGCAGCTCGCAAACTCGGATTCACTGTTGCTCAGACTATGTCCGTTGCGCAAAAACTTTACGAGGCAGGAAAGATTACCTATATGCGTACCGACTCTGTGAACCTTTCTGATTTTGCAGTTTCTGGCAGCAAAGATGCTATTACGAATATAATGGGCGAAGAGTATGTGAAACTTCGTCATTTCGAAACTAAGAGTAAAGGTGCTCAGGAAGCTCACGAGGCTATTCGTCCTACTTATATGGATAAACAAGCTGTTGACGGAACTGCTCAGGAGAAAAAACTTTATGATTTGATATGGAAGCGTACTATTGCTTCACAAATGGCTGATGCCGAACTGGAAAAAACTACAGCTACTATTATTCTGAATAATGCATCCGAGAAGTTTGTTGCAGTAGGTGAAGTGGTTAAGTTTGATGGTTTCCTTCGTGTCTATAAAGAGTCTTATGATGAAGACAATGAACAGGAAGTTGAAAGCCGTTTGCTTCCTCCTATGAAAAAGGGACAGAAGCTGGAAAGAAAAGATATCGTTGCAACAGAACGTTTCACTCAGCATCCTGCTCGTTATACAGAAGCTAGTCTTGTTCGTAAACTGGAAGAACTTGGCATTGGTCGTCCATCTACATACGCTCCAACAATTTCTACTATTCAGAAGCGTGAATACGTTATAAAGGAAGATAGAGAAGGAAAAGAACGCTCCTATGAGCAACTATGGTTAAGTGACTCTTCTGTGGTGGAGGCTACTAAAACTGAAACCGTAGGTGCTGAGAAATCTAAACTGTTCCCAACTGATACCGGAACTGTTGTAAACGACTTCCTGACTGAATACTTCCCTGATATTCTTGATTATAATTTCACAGCAAGTGTGGAAAAAGAATTTGATGATGTAGCAGATGGTGAAAAGGAATGGACGGTTACAATGAAGGATTTCTATTCAAAATTCCATCCTTCTGTTGAGAAAACGTTAGCTACAAAGACTGAACACAAGGTGGGTGAGCGTATGCTTGGTGCAGAACCTGCTACCGGCAAACCTGTTTCAGTAAAGATTGGTCGTTATGGACCGGTTGTTCAGATTGGTTCGGCTGACGATGAAGAAAAGCCTCGTTTCGCTCAGATGAAGAAAGGTCAATCCATAGAAACTATATCTTTGGAAGAAGCGCTCGAACTATTTAAGCTGCCTCGTACTTTGGGCGATTTTGAAGATAAAACAGTTGTGATTGGAACAGGTCGTTTTGGCCCTTATGTACGTCATAATGCTAAGTTTATTTCTCTTCCAAAGGAAGCTGATCCAATGGAAGTTACTTTAGAAGAAGCTATAGAGCTGATTGAGGCAAAACGTATAGCTGAAGCTCAGAAGATTATTAAAACCTTCGAGGAAGAACCGGAACTTCAGATTCTTAACGGACGATTTGGTCCTTATATTGCTTATAAGGGTACAAATTATAAGATTCCTAAAGATGTTGTTCCACAAGATCTGAATCTTGCTACCTGCTTTGAAATAGTTAGAATACAGGATGAAAAACCTGCCACTCCGAAGCGTGGACGTTATGCAAAGAAGAAATAA
- the argS gene encoding arginine--tRNA ligase: MNIENKIAESVINGLKALYGQEVSAAQVQLQKTKKEFEGHLTLVVFPFLKLSKKKPEETAQEIGEYLLANDSSISAFNVIKGFLNLTIASSCWIELLNSIHAEKQYGIIPANENSPLVMIEYSSPNTNKPLHLGHVRNNLLGHALANIMMANGNKVVKTNIVNDRGIHICKSMLAWKKYGNRETPESSGKKGDHLVGDYYVSFDKHYKAELAELQAQGLSKEEAEAQSPLMNEAREMLIKWEASDPEVRTLWEMMNEWVYAGFNETYKKLGVSFDKIYYESNTYLEGKDKVMEGLEKGFFYQKEDGSVWADLTGEGLDHKLLLRSDGTSVYMTQDIGTAKLRFADYPINKMIYVVGNEQNYHFQVLSILLDKLGFEWGKGLVHFSYGMVELPEGKMKSREGTVVDADDLVEEMVSTAKETSNELGKLDGCSEEEANNIARIVGMGALKYFILKVDARKNMTFNPKESIDFNGNTGPFIQYTYARIQSVLRKAAEANIVIPETLPLNVTLSEKEEGLIQMLSEFAGVVKQAGTDYSPSVIANYTYDLVKEYNQFYHDFSILREENEDLKVFRLVLSANISKVIKLGMELLGIDVPERM, from the coding sequence ATGAATATAGAAAACAAAATAGCAGAATCGGTTATCAACGGACTGAAAGCGCTATACGGACAGGAAGTATCAGCTGCACAGGTACAACTGCAGAAAACCAAAAAAGAGTTTGAAGGACACCTTACATTGGTTGTGTTTCCTTTTCTGAAATTATCAAAGAAAAAGCCGGAAGAAACAGCACAGGAAATCGGCGAATACTTATTAGCTAATGATTCTTCTATTTCAGCTTTCAATGTAATCAAGGGATTTCTTAATCTCACAATCGCTTCTTCATGCTGGATTGAGCTATTAAACTCTATCCATGCAGAAAAACAATATGGAATTATTCCTGCTAATGAGAATTCTCCATTAGTAATGATTGAATATTCTTCTCCAAACACCAATAAACCTCTTCACCTGGGCCACGTACGTAACAACTTGTTAGGTCACGCACTTGCAAACATCATGATGGCTAATGGTAATAAGGTGGTTAAAACAAATATTGTTAACGACCGCGGTATTCATATCTGCAAATCCATGCTTGCCTGGAAGAAATACGGAAACAGAGAAACTCCTGAATCATCTGGCAAAAAAGGCGATCACCTTGTAGGCGATTACTATGTTTCTTTCGACAAACATTATAAAGCAGAATTAGCAGAACTGCAAGCTCAAGGCCTTAGCAAAGAGGAAGCAGAAGCACAATCTCCTTTGATGAATGAGGCTCGCGAGATGCTTATTAAGTGGGAAGCTAGCGATCCGGAAGTTAGAACGCTTTGGGAAATGATGAATGAATGGGTTTATGCAGGATTTAATGAAACATACAAGAAGCTTGGTGTAAGCTTTGATAAGATATACTACGAATCAAATACTTATCTGGAAGGAAAAGATAAGGTAATGGAAGGTCTTGAAAAAGGTTTCTTCTATCAGAAAGAAGATGGTTCCGTATGGGCCGATCTTACCGGAGAAGGACTTGACCATAAGCTTTTGCTTCGTTCGGACGGTACTTCTGTTTACATGACTCAGGATATTGGTACTGCGAAATTACGCTTTGCTGATTATCCAATCAACAAGATGATTTATGTAGTTGGTAACGAACAGAACTATCACTTCCAGGTTCTTTCTATCCTGCTCGACAAGCTTGGCTTTGAGTGGGGAAAAGGATTGGTACACTTCTCTTACGGAATGGTTGAACTACCTGAAGGTAAAATGAAGTCTCGCGAAGGAACAGTGGTAGACGCAGACGACTTAGTAGAAGAGATGGTTAGCACAGCTAAAGAAACATCCAATGAGCTTGGAAAACTGGATGGTTGTTCTGAAGAAGAAGCTAACAATATTGCCCGCATTGTAGGAATGGGTGCACTTAAATACTTTATCTTAAAGGTTGATGCCCGCAAGAATATGACCTTCAATCCAAAAGAATCTATCGATTTTAATGGTAATACTGGTCCGTTTATCCAATATACCTATGCACGTATTCAATCAGTTTTGCGCAAAGCTGCTGAAGCAAATATCGTAATTCCTGAAACTCTGCCTTTGAACGTTACATTAAGCGAGAAAGAAGAAGGGCTAATCCAGATGTTATCTGAATTTGCAGGAGTTGTAAAACAAGCAGGAACAGACTATAGTCCGTCTGTAATTGCAAATTACACTTACGATCTTGTTAAAGAGTACAATCAGTTCTATCACGACTTCAGTATTCTTCGTGAAGAGAATGAAGATTTAAAAGTATTCCGCCTTGTTCTTTCTGCCAATATCAGTAAGGTCATTAAACTAGGAATGGAATTACTTGGAATAGACGTTCCGGAAAGAATGTAA
- a CDS encoding HU family DNA-binding protein, producing MNHLRIMNKAELINAIAAGSGLSKADSKKALDAFITSVSDTLKSGEKVSLVGFGTFSVSERGERTGINPSTKAPITIPAKKVAKFKAGAELADAIK from the coding sequence ATTAATCATTTACGAATTATGAATAAAGCAGAACTTATTAATGCTATCGCAGCAGGATCAGGCTTGAGTAAGGCAGATTCAAAGAAAGCTCTTGACGCTTTCATCACAAGTGTATCAGATACTCTTAAGTCAGGTGAAAAAGTTTCTTTAGTTGGTTTCGGAACATTCTCTGTTAGTGAAAGAGGTGAAAGAACAGGTATCAACCCTTCAACTAAAGCTCCTATTACTATTCCTGCTAAGAAAGTTGCTAAATTTAAAGCTGGTGCAGAATTAGCTGACGCTATTAAATAA
- a CDS encoding rhomboid family intramembrane serine protease, with protein sequence MPPVTKNLIIINVLFFLGGVVATRYGIDLSTYLGLHFFMADDFNPAQLISYMFMHGGFTHLFFNMFAVWMFGRILEQIWGPKKFLFYYIACGIGAGLIQELVQYIQYAVQLSAYTKVEVSEGIIVPMAQYLNLMNTVGASGAVYAILLAFGMLFPNERMFIIPIPFPIKAKYFVAGYAIIELMEGIANNPTDNVAHFAHLGGMIFGFILIMYWKKKKNKGNDGTYYY encoded by the coding sequence ATGCCACCGGTAACAAAAAATCTGATAATAATAAACGTTTTGTTTTTCCTAGGGGGAGTAGTAGCAACGAGGTATGGTATTGATTTATCTACATATCTTGGTTTGCACTTTTTTATGGCGGATGATTTTAATCCCGCTCAGCTTATCTCTTATATGTTTATGCATGGAGGTTTTACACATCTTTTCTTTAATATGTTCGCAGTCTGGATGTTTGGACGCATATTGGAACAGATCTGGGGCCCTAAAAAATTTCTTTTTTATTATATTGCCTGCGGTATTGGTGCTGGTCTTATTCAGGAACTGGTGCAGTACATTCAATATGCAGTACAACTGTCGGCCTATACTAAAGTTGAAGTGAGCGAAGGCATTATTGTACCTATGGCTCAGTATTTGAATTTAATGAATACTGTAGGAGCTTCGGGAGCTGTTTATGCTATTCTGCTTGCATTTGGAATGTTATTTCCTAATGAGAGAATGTTTATTATTCCAATTCCTTTCCCTATAAAGGCTAAGTACTTTGTTGCAGGATATGCAATCATAGAGCTAATGGAAGGAATTGCCAATAATCCTACGGATAATGTTGCTCATTTCGCTCATCTGGGAGGTATGATTTTTGGCTTTATTCTGATTATGTATTGGAAAAAGAAGAAAAACAAAGGTAACGATGGGACATATTATTACTGA
- a CDS encoding rhomboid family intramembrane serine protease, producing the protein MGHIITDLKENFKRGNIYIQLIYINAGVFILTSLVTIFLTLFNRSAGNFLLFGEMPASLHNFLLQPWSIFTYMFLHSGLMHILFNMLWLYWFGQLFLYFFSAKHLRGLYVLGGICGAILYMISFNVFPYFSGAIEQSYMLGASASVIAIVVATAYKQPEYQVSLLFFGAVRLKFIALFMILSDLLFITSDNAGGHIAHLGGALAGLWFAASLSKGHDVTAWINKILDWFISLFSGNAFKRTRKPKMSVHYNNSPKNKDYEYNAKKKAQSDEVDRILDKLKKSGYESLTTEEKKSLFDASKR; encoded by the coding sequence ATGGGACATATTATTACTGATTTAAAAGAAAATTTTAAAAGAGGGAATATTTATATTCAGCTTATTTATATAAATGCAGGAGTTTTTATCCTAACCTCTCTGGTTACTATATTTCTGACGCTTTTTAACCGAAGTGCCGGAAACTTCCTTTTATTTGGAGAGATGCCGGCTTCTCTGCATAACTTCTTACTTCAGCCCTGGAGTATATTTACTTATATGTTTTTGCATTCCGGATTGATGCATATTCTATTTAATATGCTATGGCTGTATTGGTTTGGACAACTCTTCCTTTACTTCTTCTCAGCCAAACATCTTCGTGGATTATATGTATTAGGAGGCATTTGCGGAGCTATTCTGTATATGATTTCTTTTAATGTGTTTCCATATTTCAGCGGAGCTATTGAACAATCGTACATGTTGGGTGCTTCGGCTTCTGTTATCGCTATTGTTGTAGCAACTGCTTATAAACAACCGGAATATCAGGTCAGTTTATTGTTTTTTGGTGCAGTAAGACTGAAATTTATAGCTTTGTTCATGATCCTTTCCGATCTTCTTTTTATAACTTCGGATAATGCTGGCGGACATATAGCTCACTTAGGCGGTGCACTTGCCGGTTTATGGTTTGCCGCAAGTTTAAGCAAAGGGCATGATGTTACAGCATGGATAAATAAAATACTTGATTGGTTTATTTCTTTGTTTTCAGGAAATGCTTTTAAGAGGACAAGAAAACCAAAAATGTCTGTGCATTATAACAATAGTCCCAAAAATAAAGATTATGAATATAATGCAAAAAAGAAAGCTCAGAGTGACGAAGTAGACAGAATCCTTGATAAATTGAAAAAATCCGGCTATGAAAGTCTGACTACTGAAGAGAAAAAGAGCTTGTTCGATGCAAGTAAAAGATAG